The genomic window CTTTGGAAAGCGTGTCAAGCCCCAGCCTcaggaggctgggagggtgggCTGTACTCACTCCCCATGTGTCTCTTCTTCCAGAACCCATAGACCACGATCAACATCACAGGCACTGGGAGGAAGGTCAGCACCCCCAGGAGCACAATGGGATACGAATCCTGGTGCCTGAAGGGACAGGACGGAGCGGGGAGGAGGTGAGCACCCGGCTCCCTCCTCCCAGACCCATGTCTTCCTGCGTGCGGCAGGAGAGGAGCCAGACCTGGAGAAATCCTGACAGGTCTTGGCCGGGGTGATGGCCTCCCTTCCTTGGGAACCCAGCTGTGGCAGGAGGAAGTGAGGAGCTTGGGGGTCAGGGGAAGAGTCCCAGGTGGAGGGGAGCATCTCCTCCACTGTTTCCCCAAACCCGCTCACTGCTGAGGACGAGGACTCTTAAGGGACCCCCATTTGTGACAGAGGAGACTGAGAGTCTTGCTGTCCTCACAGTGGGAGCCTCTCGTGGTGGCCCTTCCTTCTTCTGTCCTCTGCAGCTGATGCGGGAGGGGCACAGCCTGTAACCCCTTGCCTGTATCACTCCGTGTACACCAGCCCTCGGCACctccattcaaatattttttggccTGAGGACTTTCTCTTGTTACTGGAGCCCTCTCTGCCACCCAGGACAGGCAGCCCTCTACCAATGGCCAGTGGGAGTAGGTGTATTAATACCACAGCTCTCTTGCCCTTCAGGTGGGCGTCTGACACAGGGCCCCAGAGCCCATTCCATGGGCTGAGCTCCGCTGCCCACAGTGGTGGTGGCTTGATTAGGTTCTCTACTGGCTCCCTGTCTCATTTCCCCGTGCTCTTTCCAGCATTCCTGGTCCCAGAGGTGGCTTCCGGGGGAACCCAATTTAAAGCATCCCCCATTTCCCACTTCCTACTCCCGAGGCCCATCCTTGTCCTGCCCCTACCTTCTCCTCTTCAACCACAGACTCTTAGGCTGACCCCTCCTCAGCCCTCACTTCCCACTGCCAGCCCGTATGGATGGCACCACTCCTTCCCAGCTTCTGGCGTCCTACCCACCCGCCATTCAGCAGCAGGCCAGACGGGCCTCCTGAAAGGGAAGGTCGGCTCTAAGTAGAGGCCCCAAGAATGGCCGCCATATCCGGTCAAACGTCATTCAGCCCCACGACCCCCGGGTACCTGTCAGGGGATAATTTGTTGATGAGAGACCCACTGGTATGGCACATTCCCGTGGTGGGTGATCTGGCACGCGGGGGCCCAGCCCTGGTAGACACAGACACTGGGCCGGCAGAGGAGGCTCCGGCATCGCTGGGGGGCACAGTCACGGTCTGGGACCCCACGGTCCTCCCGGGCCCCATGGTAGAGGAGCCAGCGCTGGTGAAGCTGTAGCCTGTCATGGAGGTCAGTCTGATGGACCCTGAGGCAGCAGAGGGCACGAGTCTGGTCATGGCGAAGAGACCAGGTGTGAGCACTGTCACACTGGTGGTGAAAGGGGCATCGGGGCctgaggtgggggctgggccctCGGTGACGACAATTCCACTCTGGAGGATACTGGCCAGCTGTGGAAGAGGAGTGCTTCTCTTGATGGCGGAGGCTaaggggccagagagggaggaacGTTAGATCAGGAGGGGGTCTCGCTGATGGGAGCGGATCCCTGTCTCCCCTCCTGGGTCTTGTACCCAGGGCTCTGCTCTGCTGAGTGACCAGCTGTTggtcagggagaaggaagagactttccatttctttagccTGCC from Neofelis nebulosa isolate mNeoNeb1 chromosome 6, mNeoNeb1.pri, whole genome shotgun sequence includes these protein-coding regions:
- the TREML2 gene encoding trem-like transcript 2 protein isoform X3, with translation MGVPAENVYTKVQHLEGETLSVQCSYKSRKNHVEGKVWCKIRRKKCEPGFTRVWTQGPRYLLQDDAKAKVVKITMEALRRQDSGRYWCMRNSSGTLYPLTGFLLEVSPASAIKRSTPLPQLASILQSGIVVTEGPAPTSGPDAPFTTSVTVLTPGLFAMTRLVPSAASGSIRLTSMTGYSFTSAGSSTMGPGRTVGSQTVTVPPSDAGASSAGPVSVSTRAGPPRARSPTTGMCHTSGSLINKLSPDRHQDSYPIVLLGVLTFLPVPVMLIVVYGFWKKRHMGSYRVCNNPARAWRDPLGSPEPPWKPAWSEAT
- the TREML2 gene encoding trem-like transcript 2 protein isoform X2 translates to MAWGALHLLLPTCPVVLLASGVPAENVYTKVQHLEGETLSVQCSYKSRKNHVEGKVWCKIRRKKCEPGFTRVWTQGPRYLLQDDAKAKVVKITMEALRRQDSGRYWCMRNSSGTLYPLTGFLLEVSPASAIKRSTPLPQLASILQSGIVVTEGPAPTSGPDAPFTTSVTVLTPGLFAMTRLVPSAASGSIRLTSMTGYSFTSAGSSTMGPGRTVGSQTVTVPPSDAGASSAGPVSVSTRAGPPRARSPTTGMCHTSGSLINKLSPDRHQDSYPIVLLGVLTFLPVPVMLIVVYGFWKKRHMGSYRVCNNPARAWRDPLGSPEPPWKPAWSEAT
- the TREML2 gene encoding trem-like transcript 2 protein isoform X1, whose translation is MAPAFLLLLLLLLWLQGPVSGVPAENVYTKVQHLEGETLSVQCSYKSRKNHVEGKVWCKIRRKKCEPGFTRVWTQGPRYLLQDDAKAKVVKITMEALRRQDSGRYWCMRNSSGTLYPLTGFLLEVSPASAIKRSTPLPQLASILQSGIVVTEGPAPTSGPDAPFTTSVTVLTPGLFAMTRLVPSAASGSIRLTSMTGYSFTSAGSSTMGPGRTVGSQTVTVPPSDAGASSAGPVSVSTRAGPPRARSPTTGMCHTSGSLINKLSPDRHQDSYPIVLLGVLTFLPVPVMLIVVYGFWKKRHMGSYRVCNNPARAWRDPLGSPEPPWKPAWSEAT
- the TREML2 gene encoding trem-like transcript 2 protein isoform X4, translated to MAWGALHLLLPTCPVVLLASGVPAENVYTKVQHLEGETLSVQCSYKSRKNHVEGKVWCKIRRKKCEPGFTRVWTQGPRYLLQDDAKAKVVKITMEALRRQDSGRYWCMRNSSGTLYPLTGFLLEVSPASAIKRSTPLPQLASILQSGIVVTEGPAPTSGPDAPFTTSVTVLTPGLFAMTRLVPSAASGSIRLTSMTGYSFTSAGSSTMGPGRTVGSQTVTVPPSDAGASSAGPVSVSTRAGPPRARSPTTGMCHTSGSLINKLSPDRLQGVQQSC